The genomic region GGGAAGAAGACCTCGACTAACCCGATGGCCACGATCTTCGCGTGGAGCGGCGCGCTCAGAAAGCGCGGAGAACTGGACGGCAACGAAGAATTGCAAAAATTTGCCGGCCGGCTTGAGAAGGCCGCAATCGAGACGATAGAGGCGGGCGAAATGACCAAAGACATATTCTCCATCTCTGAGGCCCCGAATAAAAAATCCCTGACGACGGAGGAATTCCTCGGAGCGATAGCAAAAAGGCTATAATGCGGGAGGAAAGTGAACGCTGCCTTACGGCTGACACTATATTGCAGATGAAAGGTGGTTTACAACTATGATAATTGTTCGCGCCGCCGGCGCTGGAACGCTGGAATCTTCGGACTGCCATGTTACGGTCTCTCCATCGGAGGCTACGGAAGTGGAATATCGCGGCGCAAATAGCGTGATTTTTGCGAAGAGGACGAATAGGCTCGTCGACGAAATATTGAGGGAAAACAACGTCAAGGGCGTGAAAATAGCGATTCAGGACCAGGGCGCCATCGAAATAACGATCAGGGCGCGCCTTGAGACGGCGCTTGCGCGTGCGTCTGAAGAGGAACGCCCGGCGCCGGTATGTCCGGAATCGGCGGCGAATTCGGATTTGGGCAGCGCCGCCCTTGCTTCGTGGTGGAAATATGCTACAAACGAGAGCCCAAAGGAGGCGAAGTGATGAAGCCAAGCCGCTCGATGTTATACATACCGGGGGATTCTCCCGGAATGATTCAGCACTCGCCGATCTTCGGGGCCGACAGCATACTGCTTGACCTCGAGGATGCGGTGGCGCTTACGGAGAAAGACGCCGCGCGGAGGATGGTCGCCACGTTCCTGCAGAGATTTGATTTTAAAGACCTCTTCGTGACGGTCAGGATAAACGGCGCCGACACGGAGTTCTTTGAAAAAGACCTTGAAGAGATAATCCCCTGCGCTCCCGCCGCGGTGCGCCTGCCTAAGTGCAACGGCCCTCAGGACGTGCTGGAGGCCGACGATAGGATCACGGAGATAGAACTTAAAAACGGCATGCGCACTGGAGCGGTGAAGATCCACGCGATGATAGAGACGGCGCTCGGCCTTGAGATGGCGTATGCCATCGCCTCCGTCTCTCCGCGTGTTACGGCTCTGACCATCGGAGGACAGGATTTCACCGCCGATATGGGGGTACAGAAGACGAAAGAAGGGCGGGAGCTCTTCTACGCCAGATGCAGGGTCTCAGCGGCGGCACATGCGGCCGGCATCGATTCCTATGACACGGTATGGGCCGACCTTCAGGACAATGAAGGGCTCTTCCGCGAGACCAAAGAGATAGTCGGGCTCGGCTTCACAGGCAAGGCCTGCATACATCCGAGCCAGGTGGCTGTGATACACAAGGCCTTCGTGCCGGGCGAAAAAGAGCTGCGCAAAGCGTGTCGCGTGGTAGAAGCCGCAGAAAAGGCGAAGCGCGAAGGCAGGGGGGTCGTCTCCGTCGACGGCAAAATGGTCGACGCTCCAGTAGTCGCCAGGTCGAAACATCTGCTGGATCTCGCGGAGCTTTACGGAATAAAGGTGGGATAAGTCGATGAAAAGTGTATTGAATTCTCTTAAAAGACTGGTTCCTTTGGAAATACCCGGAGTCGGCGCCTTTGAGCCATACAGCGCGCCGTTTTCAGCGATAACCGGGCTTCAGGGCAAAACGCGGGCGGCTCTGCCTTTGAAGGCGGCCGCGCCGTGCAGAGATAAAGTTGCTTCCTCGTTGCGCAGAGCCATCGAACAATCCGGATTGACCGACGGCATGACTATTTCCTTCCACCATCATCTGCGCAACGGGGACGCCGTAATTCCCATGGTGCTCAAAGAGCTGGAGGAAATGGGCTTCAAAAACCTAACCTTCGCGCCGAGCTCGATACCCGACGCCCACGACTGCGTCGCCGACTATATTAAAAGCGGGCTGATCGGGAAACTCTACACTTCCGGCGTACGCGGAAAGCTGGGAAAGCTTCTCTCCAGCGGCGAAACGAACATTCCCGTCGTCATACGCAGCCACGGCGGGCGCGCGCGTGCGATCGAAGAGGGGTCGATAAAAATAGACGTCGCTTTTCTCGCCGCGCCGGCCTGCGACTGCCTCGGCAACATCAGCGGCTGTTACGGCCCCTCCGCCTGCGGTTCCCTCGGCTACTCGATAATCGACGCGAGAAACGCCGCCCATGTGATAGCCGTCACCGACAACCTCGTTGAATACCCACTCTCGCCGAAAATATCCATACCGCAGTACCTTGTCGACCAGGTCGTCGTAGTCGATAGCATAGGCGACCCGTCGAAGATCGCGACCGGCGCGGCGCGCATCACGCGCAACCCAGTAGACCTCCGCATAGCCGAGGATTCCTTTAAGCTGATGAAGGCTTCCGGCATAGTCGAGCCCGGCTTTTCCTTCCAGATGGGAGTCGGCGGGGCGAGCCTCGCCGTCGCTGTGTATCTTGAAGAATATATGACGGAGAAGGGCATAACGGGCAGCTTCGGGCTCGGCGGTGTCGGCGGCTATATGGCGTCGATGCACGACAAAGGCCTATTCAGGACGGTATTCGACGTGCAGTCGTTTGATGCCGTCGTTACCAAATCGATGGCGGCGAACCCGAGCCACATCGAGATAGACGCGTCATGGTACGCTAATCCCTTCAACGCAGGCGCGCTCGTCAACAATCTCGACTGCGTGATACTCGCGGCGCTGGAAGTCGACACGGAGTTCAACGTCAACGTGCTCACCGGCAACGACGGCGTGCTGCGCGGCGCCTCCGGAGGACATCAAGACACCGCGGCGGGGGCCAAGCTCTCTATAGTCGTTTGCCCGTCGTTCAGAGGAGGAGTGCCATCAATCAAGGAGAAGGTCACTACGATAACGACCCCCGGCGAAACGGTGGACGCGATAGTCACAGAGCGCGGCATCTGCATAAACAGCCGCAGGCCGGAGCTGCTCGAAGCCGCCTCCAAAGCGGGGCTCCATGTGAGCGATATAAGCTCTTTGAAAAAAGAGGTGGAGAAACTTACCGGCGTGCCGGAGACTATAGAATTCGACTATGAGAGGCCTCTTGCCGCCGTCGAATATAGGGACGGAACGCTTATAGACGCGGTATACGCCGCGAAATAATTGTTGTGAAGCCGGGCGGCCGCAAGGAACGGGAAAAACCGCTCCAGCTGTCGTCCGGCCGTCGTTTTTAAAAATTTTTTGAATCTTCTCAAGTTGATGAGATTATAAGATTTTTTGTGGAATCTCTTCGATTTGCTGTTTATATTTTATAATATATAAGATATTATAAGGGCGTTGCGCCCCGGACGCAGTTTTTTCATTTACAGGCCTGCGTTTGTGTATGGCGTTTTTTTACGCGATGTGCAATAATATCGCGGTTGACAATTAAGGCAAATATCTCTAAATGTAGGGGATCAGAGCTAAGTTAAGTGTGGGAGGTAAAGCGAAATGAGAGAGAAAACGATGGTAACGCTGGACGGCAACGAGGCGGTGGCGCACGTAGCGCACGCTGTGAACGAAGTAATATCCATCTACCCGATAACGCCGTCGTCGCCGATGGGCGAATGGTCTGATCAGTGGTCCGCGGAAGGGCGCCCCAACATCTGGGGCACGGTGCCCCTTGTGGCGGAAATGCAGAGCGAAGCCGGCGCGTCCGGCGCGTACCATGGAGCTCTCCAGGCGGGGGCGCTTGGCACCACCTTCACCGCGTCGCAGGGGCTGCTGCTCATGATCCCCAACATGTACAAAATAGCGGGTGAGCTCACGAGCACCGTAATGCACGTGACGGCAAGGAGCCTGGCGACGCACGCGCTTTCCATCTTCGGAGACCACTCCGACGTAATGGCCGTGCGCAACACGGGCTGGGCCATGCTCAGCTCCGCCACCGTCCAGGAAGCTACGGACAACGCGCTCATAGCGCAGATGGCCACGCTCGA from Synergistes jonesii harbors:
- a CDS encoding citrate lyase ACP; this translates as MIIVRAAGAGTLESSDCHVTVSPSEATEVEYRGANSVIFAKRTNRLVDEILRENNVKGVKIAIQDQGAIEITIRARLETALARASEEERPAPVCPESAANSDLGSAALASWWKYATNESPKEAK
- a CDS encoding HpcH/HpaI aldolase/citrate lyase family protein, whose amino-acid sequence is MKPSRSMLYIPGDSPGMIQHSPIFGADSILLDLEDAVALTEKDAARRMVATFLQRFDFKDLFVTVRINGADTEFFEKDLEEIIPCAPAAVRLPKCNGPQDVLEADDRITEIELKNGMRTGAVKIHAMIETALGLEMAYAIASVSPRVTALTIGGQDFTADMGVQKTKEGRELFYARCRVSAAAHAAGIDSYDTVWADLQDNEGLFRETKEIVGLGFTGKACIHPSQVAVIHKAFVPGEKELRKACRVVEAAEKAKREGRGVVSVDGKMVDAPVVARSKHLLDLAELYGIKVG
- the citF gene encoding citrate lyase subunit alpha, with translation MKSVLNSLKRLVPLEIPGVGAFEPYSAPFSAITGLQGKTRAALPLKAAAPCRDKVASSLRRAIEQSGLTDGMTISFHHHLRNGDAVIPMVLKELEEMGFKNLTFAPSSIPDAHDCVADYIKSGLIGKLYTSGVRGKLGKLLSSGETNIPVVIRSHGGRARAIEEGSIKIDVAFLAAPACDCLGNISGCYGPSACGSLGYSIIDARNAAHVIAVTDNLVEYPLSPKISIPQYLVDQVVVVDSIGDPSKIATGAARITRNPVDLRIAEDSFKLMKASGIVEPGFSFQMGVGGASLAVAVYLEEYMTEKGITGSFGLGGVGGYMASMHDKGLFRTVFDVQSFDAVVTKSMAANPSHIEIDASWYANPFNAGALVNNLDCVILAALEVDTEFNVNVLTGNDGVLRGASGGHQDTAAGAKLSIVVCPSFRGGVPSIKEKVTTITTPGETVDAIVTERGICINSRRPELLEAASKAGLHVSDISSLKKEVEKLTGVPETIEFDYERPLAAVEYRDGTLIDAVYAAK